A stretch of the Cheilinus undulatus linkage group 11, ASM1832078v1, whole genome shotgun sequence genome encodes the following:
- the slc35a2 gene encoding UDP-galactose translocator, producing MAGGSHSQAAEEKTVSRGQSEGNRRLKYISLAVLVVQNASLILSIRYVRTLPGDRFFATSAVVMAEVLKVLTCLLIILLQKRFNLKEMVLLLIDSIFIQYKDTLKLAVPSLIYTLQNNLQYIAISNLPAATFQVTYQLKILTTALFSVMMLRKSLSKVQWVSLLLLFAGVAIVQVQQEGNKEASVKDTSNQNYMAGLVAVVISCLSSGFAGVYFEKILKGSSASVWIRNVQLGIFGTALGMLGLWWNDGAAVAELGFLFGYTNMVWCVIFNQAFGGLLVAVVVKYADNILKGFATSFSIIVSTVASIHLFGFHVDLLFTAGAGLVIGAVYMYSLPKAPGGSSSLSSSSASSSAPLASQRMDKGQEMEAFLPKCAGKEKGS from the exons GAAACCGGAGGTTGAAGTACATCAGCCTGGCCGTGCTCGTGGTCCAGAATGCATCGCTCATCCTCAGCATCCGATATGTCCGCACGCTGCCTGGGGACCGCTTCTTCGCCACATCGGCCGTGGTCATGGCGGAGGTTCTGAAGGTGCTGACGTGTCTGCTCATCATCCTGCTGCAGAAGAGAT tcaATCTCAAAGAGATGGTGCTGCTCCTGATCGACTCCATATTCATTCAGTATAAAGACACGCTCAAACTGGCCGTTCCCTCTCTCATCTACACGCTGCAGAACAACCTGCAGTACATCGCCATCTCCAACCTGCCAGCTGCCACCTTCCAG GTGACGTACCAGCTGAAGATCCTGACCACGGCTCTGTTCAGCGTCATGATGCTGAGGAAGTCTCTGTCCAAGGTTCAGTGGGTTTCTCTGCTGCTTCTGTTCGCTGGAGTTGCCATTGTACAG GTGCAGCAGGAGGGAAACAAGGAGGCGTCGGTCAAGGACACCTCCAACCAGAACTACATGGCGGGTCTTGTTGCTGTGGTGATCAGCTGCCTGTCATCTGGGTTCGCTGGCGTTTACTTTGAGAAGATCCTGAAGGGCAGCTCAGCGTCCGTGTGGATCAGGAACGTGCAGCTGGGGATCTTCGGAACAGCACTCGGCATGTTGGGACTGTGGTGGAACGACGGTGCCGCGGTCGCCGAGCTCGGCTTCCTGTTCGGCTACACCAACATGGTGTGGTGCGTCATCTTCAACCAGGCGTTCGGCGGGCTGCTGGTCGCCGTCGTGGTGAAGTACGCCGACAACATCCTGAAGGGCTTTGCCACTTCCTTCTCCATCATCGTGTCCACCGTGGCATCCATCCACCTCTTCGGTTTCCACGTGGACCTGCTCTTCACGGCGGGGGCTGGACTCGTCATCGGCGCAGTCTACATGTACAGCCTCCCCAAAGCGCCCGGCGGCTCCTCGTCCCTGAGCTCTTCTTCGGCGTCTTCCTCGGCGCCTTTAGCGTCGCAGAGGATGGACAAAGGCCAAGAGATGGAGGCGTTTCTGCCAAA